Proteins from one Juglans microcarpa x Juglans regia isolate MS1-56 chromosome 6S, Jm3101_v1.0, whole genome shotgun sequence genomic window:
- the LOC121236742 gene encoding LOW QUALITY PROTEIN: probable sodium/metabolite cotransporter BASS1, chloroplastic (The sequence of the model RefSeq protein was modified relative to this genomic sequence to represent the inferred CDS: inserted 1 base in 1 codon; deleted 2 bases in 1 codon) → MQPSLSYSHHGRSGFDFQRSTKPSLSYPARRAKSPHLLIPRSTKSYTSPGSFSSSIQLDLRPHFQSQRRPPPPLNKPTRTPSTTLVLRTEINDASASRLPPIRCGMSSNNDNTNGARRRSFRDWIEFFGKTVSTAFPXLGCLLGLIKPSSFSWVRPKETVLGITLTMLGMGMTVTLDDLRGALAMPKELICGFLLQYSMMPLSGFLVSKLLNLPSYYAAGLILVGCCPGGTASNIVTFIARGNVALSVLMTTASTLAAVFMTPFLTSKLAGQYVAVDAAGLLVSTLQVVLLPVLAGAFLNQYFQGLVKFVSPLMPSIAVATVAILCGNAIAQSASAILMSRQQVVLAASLLHASGFFFGYILSRMLGLDVSSSRTVSIEVGMQNSVVGVVLATQHFGNPLTAVPCAVSSVCHSIFGSVLAGIWRRMPTQMQD, encoded by the exons ATGCAACCTTCACTTTCATACTCTCATCATGGAAGAAGTGGCTTCGATTTTCAACGAAGCACAAAGCCCAGTTTGAGCTATCCTGCGAGAAGAGCTAAATCACCACACTTGCTCATCCCTCGTTCCACAAAGTCTTACACTTCGCCaggttctttttcttcttccattcaaCTTGATCTAAGACCCCATTTTCAATCACAACGACGACCGCCGCCTCCCCTAAACAAACCAACTCGGACCCCATCCACCACTCTCGTTCTACGTACAGAAATCAACGATGCCTCAGCCTCACGACTCCCTCCAATTCGTTGCGGCATGTCATCGAACAACGATAACACTAATGGCGCTCGGAGA CGGAGTTTCCGCGATTGGATTGAGTTCTTTGGGAAAACTGTATCGACTGCGTTCC CTCTAGGATGCCTATTGGGGCTCATCAAGCCGAGCTCTTTCAGTTGGGTTCGGCCCAAGGAGACCGTTCTTGGCATAACCTTGACCATGCTTGGTATGGGCATGACGGTTACCCTCGACGATCTTCGTGGTGCTCTGGCTATGCCCAAGGAATTGATATGTGGCTTTTTGCTGCAGTATTCG atgatgcCACTATCGGGGTTCCTTGTGAGCAAGCTTTTAAATTTGCCGTCCTATTATGCAGCTGGATTAATACTGGTTGGTTGCTGCCCTGGTG GAACAGCAAGTAACATTGTCACCTTTATTGCACG TGGAAATGTGGCGCTTTCAGTGTTGATGACAACAGCTAGCACTTTAGCAGCCGTG TTCATGACTCCTTTTCTTACTTCCAAACTTGCGGGGCAATATGTCGCGGTAGATGCAGCTGGACTACTAGTCTCAACACTTCAG GTAGTGCTTCTTCCCGTATTGGCTGGTGcatttttaaatcagtatttcCAAGGCCTGGTTAAATTTGTTTCCCCCCTGATGCCATCCATTGCCGTGGCAACTGTAGCTATTCTCTGTGGAAATGCAATTGCACAGAGTGCTTCTGCAATACTTATGTCTCGTCAGCAAGTGGTCCTCGCTGCATCTCTTCTTCACGCATCTGGATTTTTCTTTGGTTACATACTTTCTAGAATGCTTGGGCTTGATGTTTCTTCGTCAAGGACAGTCTCTATTGAGGTCGGCATGCAG AACTCGGTTGTGGGAGTAGTTCTTGCTACTCAGCACTTTGGAAATCCATTGACCGCAGTACCATGTGCAGTCTCCAGTGTCTGTCACTCGATATTTGGTAGTGTCCTGGCAGGGATTTGGAGACGCATGCCCACCCAGATGCAGGATTga